The following DNA comes from Centroberyx gerrardi isolate f3 chromosome 4, fCenGer3.hap1.cur.20231027, whole genome shotgun sequence.
CTGAAAACTACCTGACAgaacagaaaaccagcagtactctggcaGGTCCGGATTTGAGGACCATTGCTCTATAGagatgttattattttttacaatcaGCATTTAACTAACGTTACATGTGTCTCTTGCCATTATAGTCAGTTACATATTACTCTACTGATAGACCACGTATAATCTAACCGCTAGATGGAGATGTTGCGGTTTTTAAGCAGcaatacataaaacaacaacaacaataattatTATACTAACTACTTTTATATAGTAGTTTTCTTATCAAAAATTACACAGTGCAGTAGAATTAAATGGGCAAAACAATCATACTAACAAAATGATCAAGTATAGGCTAATAAAGGGAGGACTGGTAGTGCTGGTTCTATTAACGCCTCTTCAGCAGAACAGAATTAGCACAAGATGTATATGAATGTAAAATTAACACAGCAATACAActttacaataaataataacactACAGGCGTGAAAGTCTATGCAACAGTTTTGGCAAACCCTTAAGTAGGCTATCAATTTGAAGccaaaaaagaagtaaaaaaaaaaaaaaaagagtcattTGGAGGCCCAAGGTGACAAGACAACTTTAGATTTATCATCATTAAGGTGGAAAATGTTTTATGACATCTAACATAAGGCAAGAGTATCAAGACTACTTGTATCACTGAATTTTACAGGGAAATACAGTTGAGCTTTATCAGCATAGCAATTAcaattaatatatttttaaaattgtatttattattattatattatataggATCCCCATTTGCTGACATCTTAGCGACTCATAGTCAGAGACTGCTGACACCTCACCTCATATATAGAAATATTTTGTCAATGAATTATGTGACCAAGTGAGAGTATATTAATgaacagtggtggaaagagcacttgaatgtcctactcaagtagaagtactgttactttgctgatattgtaCTTAAGTAGAATTAAAAGTACTAGTGTTGAaattctacttaagtaaaagtaaaaagcagctaatttaaaatgtattcagagtagagttttattattattatatttttagatgTTATTTTTTCCCATGCGATTCTAAAAGGCAGAGAGGACAAAGTTCAAACTTCAAACAAgattatttacaaaataaagtgcacaaaaaaagcaaagcctgattactcttctcttctttgttgACTGACGTTTCACTGCCAATGGCTCCACATTTGGCCAATTTACAATTGTGCTAATGGAAAGCCTACAAAAAtatactctgtaatggatgtgatttaaaatgtagctaagtacaatacttcagtaaaatatataCTTACTGACTTTAACAAATACTCAAAAGAGTACAAGTAGCCTAcacaaaaaaagctactcagttacagtaacatgagtaaatgtaattagttacttccacccttgtaAATGAATAACCATGTAGGACCTGTGATGAAACCTTGAGGTACTGCACAGCTAAATTTGGCTGAGCATGATACACAACTGCTGCAGGCAACAGAGAACTGTCTTTCTGGTAGATAAGATATGAACCAAATTAAAAGTAGTTGTAATCCCCTCAAAATCTCTAAGACGATAAACTGATATCATGACCAACATCATGTTGTGATGAGCAGTGTCCTAGGCAGCAGAAAGGTCAAGCAAAAATAGAACTGAACATTCACCCGTATCTACTACCATCTGCTAGTATCTGTCCTACTCTCTTGTAGCCCTAAGACagtctttcctgtttcctgtgagggcggaaaaaaaaatcagatatacTAGACTTCTACCCTGGCCATAAGCAGTTTGTTGGCTGAAAGAGATCTCTAGCTCTGATACCATCTTTCATATTCAACCACCAAAATGTgctaaaaaaatgtgttaaaaatcCCGTGACTGTCTCCCCTTGTGCTCTAGGTGGATGTCAGAGTCGTCACCACTGAGCATGCCAAGCACTTCTATAACCCTGCTGAGGTTGCGGTGAAAATCTATAATGACAAGGATGAGTGGGAGGTAATGATGCACTTCTCAAATGTCTTAATAGGCCATTGTTAATGGAGAGTCTAAGGTATCCTGCATTCCAGCAAGGAAGTGACTGTCTCATTGGTTGTTTGTCTGGTCTCTGTTGTAGCTGTGGACGCAGCGCTCTGACCCGGTGCTGCACATTGAGCTGCGGCGCTGGGCAGACCTGTTCGTCATCGCCCCGTTAGATGCCAACACTCTTGGAAAGATTTCTAATGGCATTTGTGACAATCTGCTGGTGAGAGCATACAATTATTAGGTTGGATGTGAATAGTCAGATTTCCCACAAATTATAATTTTATACATGTATATAATAATTGTCTTTGCTCATTCTatgttgtcagtgtgtatttgtgttcatGGACCCCAGGAAGGCTAGCAACCACATAGGTGGAAGCTAATCGTaatccaaataaacaataaataataaattgttATATTACACATGGATCATTTCTTATCTGAATTCTCAGGTATGAGACGTAGGAAAtcacacactgataaaaaaacatttcagaccTAAACCGTCATCAATCCATATGCACCTGAAGTACAAAAACATATATGAGGACTTATTAGAGCGCAGACTTTTTTCCTATTTGTCTATTTAACTGAATTCTCAAAAATGATTCCCAGGTTGATTATTATTTGTCATTGGCAGACATGTGTGGTACGAGCCTGGGATACCAGTcggcctctcctcttctgccctGCCATGAACACAGCCATGTGGCAGCACCCCATCACCGCCCGGCAGGTGGCCAGCCTCAAAGAGTTTGGATATGTGGAGATCCCCTGCATTGCCAAGAAGCTCGTGTGTGGAGATGAAGGTGCGTATTGATACCAGACAAGCCAAGATTCATTCACCCCCTTAAACTGCCAATAAGTCagttttccttttattttcccccatattttattacattgatTTCACACAGGAATGTGAACTATCACAATagttatgtatttatttcatcTGGACATGTCTAAAAGAAGCAGCATCTTTTAtgtgtaatgtaaaaaaaaacttgaataaTCATTCTATAGTAACATAATTTGCAGGGTGGCTTAAAAATCTGTACCGGCTCTtatctataaaaaaaacaaaggccaCTTTACTAATTAGTGTCTTGATAGATAAGTTGAAAGAAAAAGATTTACAGGGTTaatcattattttaaaatgctaataaataaatgcctaacattattattattcatttatttatttatttatttttttcacttaaagAATTTTTGCCTTGTGAAATGCTGAACAACACCCATTTTAGGAAAAGTCAAAAGTCTGTAGCCAGTGGGTTTTATcataataaagtaaaatatatttgaaaacacaaaaagtaagAAATGACCTGTTGGCAGCTGTAGTGTTAAGAGTTCATTAATTGAACTTGATTTTAGATGAACAAATTCATACTTTCAATGATGGTCTCACAAGACACAAAAAGCCTCTTTAAAGGCAGTAATTggcattaaaataaattaaataaaaagaagaagagctaAAACAGACACAACTGAGAGAAAGACAATGACACAACACAGAATAGATGAGGTGACAAATAGAACAACAGATGGTATAAGAAGAGAGTGGACAGGCAGCATGTAGCACCACAGTGCATATGATATAACATTAATGGTCTAATGGCAGGTTATAAATAGCGTAGCAGTCATCAAACTGGTAAAACAAGCAATATGACATTGGCAAACATCATATGACAACAAGCCACACAGATAACAAGGACACATTAGAGCACAGAGACTTAAGTAATGATTTTAGTTTAGCGGTAGTTGTTGTGTGGTAAGAAAATAGGTTTCAGAGATAATCAGGCGTCAGGCGTAATGAGAGAATGTAATGAGAGTCCTTGAAGGCAGATTTTGAGATAAAACCAACCCGTTCCACTGTCTTTTCTAGGCCATTCTAGTTGCCGGTAGCAGCAAAGTGAAATAAGGTTTGGCCAAGAATTACAGTAGCTTTAGGgccttttttcttttgacaTCCATCTATAGGACAGGATTGGCTGATCAAGCACTCTGAGTAACGTTAGGGTTAAGTAAGGAGAAGACAGACCAAGTGGAGTTTTGAAAAGTCCTGAAAAACAAGTGAATTTTATTGGCTGGTAAGCAGAAGACAAATTGCAGGGGAGAATACAATCCTTCGCAAGCTCAAGGTAACAGTCGGAGCTACATTACAAAAATACTGGACACCAAGTTCATTTGTGCTTCTgcatgagggggaaaaaagtctGACATTTTTCAGTGGCTCTTCAAAGATGTCAGCAGGCTGTGCATTCTTTTATTTTCTAACTCTAAGATAATATTACAAGATGATACCCAGCAGCTGTAAACATGTATCTTCAGAAACCTGATGAGTCGTCTCAGCGCACGTGAACTCATCGTATATTCAGTTCGCTCCCAAGGTAATAAATATGTGATGCAGATTGTCTATTCCATACCCCAAAGTAATTATTTGTATTAATAACAGGCTAGGcaccttgtgtgtgtgacactttAATAAACTAACCAATCAAAATCAATAATGTAtcaaaaatggaataaaatagaaATTATAGGTAATatatgaattaaaaataaaaatataggaATTCCTAATTATAAAACCtatatgataaatatgattCTATGCAATGCTATGGACAATACTCATATGCAATGCATCCTAATCAATCAACACAGTGATTTCTGATCAGATCAGTGTAGTGTGGTTAGCATCAAGCCATTCACCTCAGCTGCTGAGTCACTGTAACCAAGCACCAGGAGGCTGATTCTGCAAATCAATGTTTATAGGCCATTGATTGATACTTTATGTCTCCCTGTACAGACggtgtttgtgtttatctgtTGCAGGTAAAGGGGCGATGGCAGAGGTATCAACTATCGTTAATGTTGTCAAACAGCATCTCCAGAAACCTGATGAGTCGTCTCAGCACACGTGATCGTCTCATCGTATATTCAGTCCGTCCCAAAGAGCAATAGGTAATAAAATATGTGACAAAGATTGTTTATTCCGTGCCTTGAAGCAATTATTTGTGTTAATTATGTATCAAAAATGTGACTGAAACAGCTGTTGAAAGAAGTCGGCCCGTTGTTCtgtcccaaatatatatatattttttctggtTTAGTCATCTATATCTATTTATCCCCAACTCGCACTGACATGAGTGATGGCTTGTCCAACCCCGGAGAGAGTTTCCCATCgatttaagcccctccccctttcatgattggctgtattgatcctgaagtCGCATTGAGATTTGTGATCGTCTATATCTGTTGATCCCAAAGTCGCATTTACATGATTGACAGCTCGTCGGACTCAGGAGAGCAATCCCAAAGCTGCATTGAGATGAGTGATGGCTCGTTGGACTTGAGAGAGTGTCACATCgattggtgatgtcatttaagcccctccccctttgctgattggctgttttttgATCAACTATATCTATTAATCCCGAAGCTACACTGACATGAGTGATACCTCATCGCACTCAGAGAAGAGTTTCGATTACACTATCGATTAGTGATGTAATTTaagcccctccctcttcctcaatTGCCTATTTTTTCATCGTCCGTTGGTCCGTCCCAGAAATTAGAACGAAATTTGTGATGCTTTTCAtcatctatatctattgatccGATCAGTCACACTGATCTAAGTGAAGACTCAGGAGATAGTTTTGTATCAATTGATGTTATTTAAGCCCCACCCCCTTTCATGATTGGCTGTTGATTGACATGGGATGTTTTTGATCATCTATTGTTTATGGAACTACATTGGGATGTATGATGGCTCATTGGACTCAAGAGAGAGTTTCCTATTGGTTGGTGATGTCATATAATGATGATGTTGGTGACCCCCCCTTtactgattggctgttttttgATCATCTATGTGGAAGAAAATTCAACATATGTATTAACAGCTGAACTGGGGTCACCTCAGGGAATGTAAGGTTTCATGATGTATGGTCATCTCACTGTAACCCTTGTGCCATAACTTACTATGCCAGAGGTCTTGTTGTCAGAGTGGCTCCTGGATGTCTCCGAGATGTCCATGGAAGCTCTAACTTAAGACATAACGAGTTGCTTCTACTCTACTTTGGTGACCTGTTCtaatgtcagcacattctgtacgtccttggaagatacataaaggactggttcaatctctttctctttgaagaagtgtatgtagcctgctgtgtgcatctcttcctctcatgagactccttttaataaatatatattcaagaaagacgaacctctgactccagaacatTTCTTCAACAATCTATATCTACTTATCCCAAAGTCACACTGACATCAGTGATGGCTCGTCAAACTCAGGAGAAAGTTTCCTATTGATTGGTGATGTCATTAATCATTCTCCCTCCCTAAGAGCTAATAATTATGTGATGGGAGCAGGATATATTGTTTAAAGTGACCAATAAGCTGTATTAGACTTTTGGTTTCATTGAGCAGCTTATTACAAATTCTGTGCTTGTTAATAAACATTTTACGTAATACgcaattgtttattttattaaaggTTGGATTGGTCTTGTTAGTAAATGTGCTGCTGCCTTCTTGGCCCAGTCACTCTTGTAAAAGAGATTTTTGTTCTTAATAGGACATGCCatgttaaataaaggttgaaatgtggtgttttgtttttcataatgaGATTGCATGAGGGTTAATCTAAATGTATTGGCACAGTTTTTGGGATTCCACTCATTCTGTAGTCTGTAGAAGCCGTTATAAATCTGTAGAAGCGGTCATGGTGTCTAAGGGGTTAATTATGGGAGACTAAGCAGCGGAAATTCTTTTCCCCAGAAGGGACTTTGACAGATTGGCTTCATTGCAGCAACATATAACATGGTAATAAAGTTGTCAGCTAAGGTATGGACGCCTCACATTCAATGAACATAAGGTACTACTGCGCTCCGTAGTATCTTATTTACACTCAATAAACATATACACTTCTTTTGTTTGTGCAAAAGGGATTGCCTTTTTAAACACTGGGGCCTAACATGTCTTTAAAGAGATGCCAAGGTGAGGTAGATGCACTTTATCTAGTGCTTTTTCCCATAACTCCGAGTATCAAGGGTCAAAAGTGATGAAACCCATGGTTCACATCAGTGTTAGACATGTTTATCTCAGTGAAACTGACCCCCCATCTCCTAACGAAGTAGACAGTGCCAGTCTGGAATGTGTCTCGTCCACCGTCAAGAGGAAATGGACACGAGAATGTCAAAACTGAAACACAGTGTGGTTTGTTTCATGGCGGGAGTAAAAGCAGGCAGTACAAAATTAAAGAAGAAGTGAACCTTGTTGGCAGCAATCTTGGAAGTGTATGTCTTTTACAACAGGTTTATGTTGGATAAGTGACACGACACAGCAGGACACATTAACTAGTTCTTGTGAGGTCAAGATATAAATTACTCTAATGTTCTCATCCAGAGACTCAAACAGTTGATAACATTAGCTTTGCAGAAGAGTAAAATTGCAAAACACTCCGcatacagaaaaaaagattGTAGAAGCATTGCAATGACAAAAGCTCTTATCTAAATCAGCACTGTTACTGTGAATTTGATCATTAAAATGCAATGAACAAGCTTTGTCATGTTCTTAACAATCAGCATACGCATTCAGGTTTTCGGTAAACATTttgatgcttttgttttttttgttgtcaagGTAGCTAGATCCAGTCAAATCATTTTTATCTGGTTTGGTTTATCTCTGCTTACACCATATGGAAACCTAGGAAGGAGGGGTTATTTGATTTGCAAATAACCAGGGGCATTGTTACTGTTGAGGTTGCAAGTGCATGGTGCCTTGTGTTTGGCTCTCCATACGAAAAGCATCCCATCCTGAGCTGTAACTTGTCCTGCAGCTATTGGCTGCTGTTTGCTTCTGTTATGAAGATAGAGGAATATTACATCAGCCAGACAGTTAAGGGGAGTGAACATGGCCTTGACAGGGCTGTGGAGGAGTGGGCGGTCTGCAGGTGCACCGCATGGGAGTAAGCACCATGTCCTCACAACTTTGGTCAGGTCATCAAAACTTCAGATAGCCTGTATTCAGGGGCAATGTGAAATTATAAAAAGTACACTGGTCAAGACAAAATATACTACTTTCCTCCTACCCCTTTCATATGTCTTTACCAAGGTGTTTACTTCCAGAACTTATTCAACAGTCTCCCAAATGATATTTTCTCTCATAATATTATCatactctcatctctctcaaaCCACTTTGTTGTGTTACGTGCAGTACCAGGCAAACGTGCAGGAAAAGTCTGTGAATCTCAAGTTGATTTTTGGTAGACAATCCCACAAGTGCTAATATAGATAAGGAATgacttaagataagataagatgcactttattgatcccctaggggaaattcggggCAAGGCAAATGACACAAGATACATGATGATACAAATGATACATGATTAACAAGACAAATGATACAACAGGCTATTACTTCTACAGGTGTCTGACACCGTGTGGAATACAATGTTGGCTCAGTAACTGGATCAGAGGTTAGAGTATGAGTAACCAAAACAGCCCAAAGCCATCACCACACTCCCATCATGCTTCACTGTCTTGGGTGACTCGTTACTCTTTAATCGCCAATTTAAATTTTGTCGTTGAATTAAATCATCCCATTCTCAATTTAAGGCATGGCAGAAGTAGGGTGATGGTTATTCGCTGATTTCCTTGTTCATGACAATCATTGAGCTAAACTGGACTTccacaccaaaacaaacagtgaaCATCTAGCCTAATGAGTCATCACTTCCTTAATAGTACAGCTGTGGTGATTTATTTGCTGTCGAAATATCAATATTGAATACTGAAGCAATTTTTACAATCAACAACCTTGTCATCAAGTTACACTATGCAATACGTATATACTGTAATGTACGTGAGAGAATAAATATTCCATTAAATCTATAtaatctcactctctctctctgtgtgaatatgtctgtatgtgtgcacgtgcgtgtgcgTCTCGTTTGTCTGATGTAACTGGAGCAGTCTCTGGGCTCATCCTGCCAGTTTCTGGCCCATGGGAACGCTCCACAGTGTTTCATCAGAAACTGCATCCTGAGAGATCACCTGCTCTGCTCCCTGTGTCACCAGAACTCACCTGATTACCTCTCACTCATTTAAAAGTGGTAAACACCTCATGGGTTCACTCGGGAATAAGCTGGAAATTACTATATTGAAGCATTTGTCTTACACTGTCTTTATTAAAGAACTTATGTTTACCTCTTGGGTAtattacacacaaatacaattaTCTGCAATTCtgtcctttttcatgtggtttTGCATTCCAGGGGtgtgggagaaggagagagagtgaattggtctcaaaaatgacagaaaaccaACCTTTAGGACTGTCTGGTTCGAATAAAAACTCACGGGAATAACTCATGTCAAGAACAAGGAAACTGTTCACAGAACAGCAATGCTTACGACAGGGTGAGGCTTAGATCCACAACAACACAATTAGCATGGCATACACTTTGACTTTAACTTGGCCCGGTGCCCTCAATTATAATTAATTTATTACTTTCTTGTTTACACCATGAAATAATCACTCCCTCTTTCCAGCCAGTGTATGAATGCTTTGAATTACATGCTTTCCCTATTTGATAAACCCATGGGAAGACAAGCTCCTTTACTTTAGGAAATAATACAAATTTCTGCTAGATGTTGGCTATGGATTAATAcaaatgtatattatatatgttatatatttattagATATCTAACAGAAGGAAGTTTCACAGAGGGAAATGATCTGTAGCAATCTGATCCTGGCATCTACATGTGCACACTGCCAGTAAATGTTTGTTCATCAGGAAGTAGAAGGGAGAGCATGTCactttaaatgaaaataaaatgaaataatttgtttattttgcatgGTTCATTTACTGCATGGCTACCAACAAGAGACCTACAGAAGGGATTCACTGTGATTAAGGTTTTCTGACAGAGCTCTGTGCTGCTGGTTACTGCTTTCTGTCTTACAAAATTGACAcaagctgtctgtgtgtctgtttggctATCACATGTAGACAGAAGCATTTGGACAACTGGGCATGATACATGTTTAATGTGTCATTTTGCTCTCCCTGTCTTAAGAATGGAGGATGCTGCTGTAACCGTATGGCACACTGTTAGCCTCTTGATGCCTTGTGTTGGTTAGCCTTAAGGTGTGATGCCATGGTAACTGGAaatggaggagacaggagagcgGTCTGTGGGGAGAAGCCCCCTCCCTCGCCCCCCAGTCACATCCCTTAGTGAGCGTCCCTTTACCTGTGAGGCCACAGGTACTGATGGAAACCACCAACTTGTCTAGACTAAACTGTGGCAATCCCACTGGATACACAAATTAGACTCCACTAGCAGATGAAGAGGGACGAGCATGATGCAAGTACAACAAGAAATTAACTCAGAGTTGAAGAATTTACACTTGAGGTTCATTGTTTTCTATATCTTTCCATAATCTTATTTCAGTAATGGCACACTGCTGCTGTAGTTGATTAATTGCACAAAGTATGAGGCTTATTAATATTTAATTGGAATATTACATTGTAAAGCAATCATGTTGTAATCTTATGTATGTCAAGGCAATAACATTTGGccaaatacaatgaaaaaaacataatgtggTCCGATGTCTAACAAGAAGTAAAATACAGTCCAACTGTGGTAATGACTGACCTCATTTTAACTTTGGTCACCAACCATAGTCAACCATTAACTACATTAGGATAAGGTTTAACAAAAGGGGATTCTGTACTCGGCAGTATGCTCTCTGTATATATTATTAAGATATCTATTAATTTGTACAGACTTTATGCTAAGCATATagtattatttttcttaatctCACAATACCCGGATACTGCACTATCCCTCTCTGCTAAACAggacttttattgtttttattgcacgcctaagaaaaacataaattcCTGGTCATACATGTCACCAGtgaatcattcattttatttccttgtTTGTTTGAGATGTCATCATAAGCATGTACTGTGGTTAATTTCCAATCCTTGAATTGTTCTGTTTCATCAAAAGCTCTGGAGTGAACCCAGGCATGAGTACATACTCTTAGAAGTCAACATATTATTTCTATAGTTTTCACTTACAAAAAATATAGTGGGTTATGTCTACTGTCCACTAGGCCAGgagttcccaaactttttttttttttaagtcaaggacccccaaatagacatGAATGCATTAGACCACTGACCTCCATTTGAGGTCAAGATTTGTTCTAAAGGCACATCATCTGAAAATGTCTATGTTATTAGATGTGATTTGATTTACTTACTAGAATTAAAATAACTATTTATACTGCAGGTGAGGAGATGACAAAAgcggggagagtgaaacctctgactAAAGTaatcatttttacacattttcttaTTGTGCTATCTTCCAAAGAGtgaattaaaaatgtcattaagcTGACGCTGATTTTCTCGGGGCCCCTCGGAGCCCCTCCGGGCCCCTAGTGGTCCCCGGACACTGAGCCAAACTGAACACTGCAGCGAGAGTCGGCGGGGGAAACATCAAAAAATGTAGAAAACCCTGCATGGATACATGCAGGGTGTGACTCCGCCTATTGATCAAAGaccatcctcctccctcttgtcTCTGCAGTTTGTTAACTTCTCTGGAGCCACAATGGACTTCGGGCCAACCACTGAAAACATTTGGCAGAGCCTCCTCTCGGTGTAGACGTGGGTTTTGGCTCATCCGTCCTGATCGTCACTATCAAGCCCGCGGTTAACAATTTccaccttttttttgttttcactttaaaGTTGTGTTTCATGGAGTCTTTGTGGAAATTATATATTGTGATTACATTAGCGAGGTAAGAAAACTTTTTTGTTGCTCAATCTTCAAACGACTATAATTTAAGGATAGAATAGGCTATGCATCtcaggaaacaaacaaaataaattgttgCGTTTGACTTGGCGAAGACACGTGAGTGAATGTCAGCTACAGCATGTAAAAATGCGACACAATTTCCTGTAAATAATGCAAGAAAGCGGTATATTTTTTATCCACAGTGTGGTTTGTGTTGTACCGTGGGATACAACGCCTCAGTGTCAGATATGGAAATTATTAGTATGGTGATCGGCTGGTCGAGTTCTTGCATGTGCATTATTTCCATATTATTTGCGTACTATTACTTCGAGGAGGGTATTCATGCAAGCAGGTCTATAGCCCATCTGTTCAGTGTTACCAACTTATTTGCAAATGCGTTTCAAAGATTCTGCTTGGCTATGACGTGCACGctaagaaactttttttttttttttttttgccgagTTCATGTTGCCTTCACAGAACGTTATCTGGCTCGTGTTTATTTTAACTTGATATGGAAGGATGgtattttggtcatttttagattaaattcaaaacaaaacaacagtatGGATTTCTTGTCTTGAGAACAGGACCTGCCCGGTTAAATGGAGGTtggaggggtggatggataAATACGTTTAGATAGGTAGGAACGAGGCGAATGTTAAATATTCTGTCTCTACACGTGGTTTGAGAGTCCCCCTGTCTGTTCGGACGGTTGAGACACCCATCCACCATACACTCCATCAGGTCTGGgagcacgtacacacacacacgcaaacacacacacgctcaaaatGTGGTTTTCAATCCGTTGACAGCAGCGCTGCTTAGTTTCCTCCATGCACGTAAACTGCAGACTCTCCTCTCACTAGGTATGCAGAGAAGATAAACCGTCCCTCTGTAGGCTACCTTCTAAAAGGTGTCAACAGGATGCTCTGATAACATCTGTGAGCGTTGGGGCTGTCTTCACTTAGACTGGCTTTGGTCTCAACGAGGCCCATGTGGGTTGCAGGGGACTTGGATGTTTGCTTCACTCCATCCCCACTTTGTTAAGATGCATGCATTTATTTACCCTTATAATACAAATAGAACACTTTGAATAATTGCTGTGTTCATTGACCCCCATTACATCTGTCTCTAAACTGTATCCTCTACAGACACTAGAGACATTTTGCTCCACgatttgtcagttttttgggGAAAATCAAGAAAGACTCCCATTTGTCAGTTTGACATGTCAGCATGACCTTGGGTAGAAATGTCCTTGAAGACAGGGACGAGGAGTATAATTATACGTGTACTCTCCTCTATAATGAATCATTATAAAACCAGCAATTGCTGtcacaaatttgtttattgATCCTACTGATAAGCTCAAGGGGATTTAACACACTCACAGGAAGCGTCACCTGATGCACAGCTCCAGGggcagaaaaaaaggagagggaacTGGGGCAGCGTAGTGAATAGGGGACAAAAATGTTTAGAAAAATCACAGTTTGTTCTT
Coding sequences within:
- the ppcdc gene encoding phosphopantothenoylcysteine decarboxylase — translated: MQTDCRVACPKFDLLNSCGTFRVLVGVTGSVAALKLPLLVSQLLELPGVDVRVVTTEHAKHFYNPAEVAVKIYNDKDEWELWTQRSDPVLHIELRRWADLFVIAPLDANTLGKISNGICDNLLTCVVRAWDTSRPLLFCPAMNTAMWQHPITARQVASLKEFGYVEIPCIAKKLVCGDEGKGAMAEVSTIVNVVKQHLQKPDESSQHT